The Caldicellulosiruptoraceae bacterium PP1 nucleotide sequence AAACAAATAATACAAAGGAGGAATTTATAATGGCAAATGTTTATGATGCAGCTTATAATCTCGTTAATACTTTAAAAGAAAGCAATGAATACAAGGAATACAAAAAAGCAAAAGAGAAAATTGATAATGATCCTAAATTAAAAGAAATGATAAAAGACTTTAAAAAGAAGCAGTTTGAAATTCAAACAATGCAGTTGCAAGGAAAACAGGTTGCATCAGATGATATTTACAAACTTCAACAACTATATCAAATAATTAGCCTTCATAATGATATTAATGAATTTTTATCAAAAGAAATAATTTTACAAAAGATATTAGCTGATATTACAAAGATTATCGCTGAAGCAATTGATTTTGATAACGAGTTTTTAAAAGATCTTGAAGAAAACAGTTAAGGAAGGATGGTTTTCTATTAATGACTGATTATTATATAAATGATAATAAAAAAAGAAAAACAATAAAAAAGGTATTTTATATTGTTTCAGCTTTAATTATTTTATTTTTATTATTTAGTATTGCAGTTGGATTTATTTATGAATTAATTCAGATAAATGAAATAGGAAAAAACTATGTCTCTATTTTTTGGAAAAATTTTTCAGTAAAAATCCTTACACAAATTTTTTCACTTATAGTAGTTTTTTTTGTTTTTTATTTTAACAATTTAATAATTAAAAATAATTTAGTTAGAATATTAGGAAATATATCAATATTTAGTAAAAATATAATTAATTTTATCATATCATTTATTTTGGCGTTATTAAGTAGTAGCTATTTTGAAAAAGCATTATATATCAAATTTTTAACCAGTATAAATTCAAAACCATTTAATATTAAAGACCCTATTTTTCATAAAGACATTGGATATTATATATTTGAAAGACCTTTTTATTTATCAATTGCAAATATTTTTTTATGGCTGATTATATTTGTGATAATCTATACCCTTTTAGTATATATTATTTCCTCAGGTACAGGTATAGCAAATCCAAAAGGTTGGGGAATTTTAGCCGACAATAAAGTTAAAAAACATTTATTTGTTAATTTGATATTGTTTTTCATAATTAAACTTTGGACATTTAAATATGAAATGGAAGGTCTTTTATATTCCTTTTTTGGTGAGGTAATTGGAGTAGGTTATACAGACTATTATATTAGACTTAATTATTACAGATTATCATATATAGTTGTGACAATAATTATTATTCTTAGTATTATATTCTTCATTAAGAAACAATATATGAATGTTGCTAAAGTAATGTTATCATTTGCTGCTTATTGGTTACTTGGTAATATTGTAGCATTAGCTTTCCAATATTTTGTTGTATCACCAAATGAAATTGTTTATGAAAGGCCTTTTTTAAATAATAATATAAAATTTACAAGATTAGCATATAATCTGGATAATATTACTGAAAAGAAATTTGATATTGATACATCCTCAACTTTAACAATTGCTGATATTAATAATAATAAATCGACAATTGATAATATTAGAATTACTGATTTTCCTACTACATTAGATATTCAAAATCAAATTCAAAGATTTAAGCAATACTATATATTCAATGATGCAGATATTGCAAGATATACAATAAATGGCAAAACCCGAGCAGTATTTATTTCAGCAAGAGAAATAAATTATCAGGGTATTCCAACAAAAACTTATATAAATCAAAGATTGCAATATACACATGGTTATGGCATTGTGATGAGTCCATTATCAGATATTACTAAAGAAGGGCAACCTAAATTCATTATAAAAGATATTCCTGTCAAAAGCATAGAAGGGGCACCTATTGTTACGCAACCTCGTATTTATTATGGTGAGAGTAC carries:
- a CDS encoding UPF0182 family protein, which encodes MTDYYINDNKKRKTIKKVFYIVSALIILFLLFSIAVGFIYELIQINEIGKNYVSIFWKNFSVKILTQIFSLIVVFFVFYFNNLIIKNNLVRILGNISIFSKNIINFIISFILALLSSSYFEKALYIKFLTSINSKPFNIKDPIFHKDIGYYIFERPFYLSIANIFLWLIIFVIIYTLLVYIISSGTGIANPKGWGILADNKVKKHLFVNLILFFIIKLWTFKYEMEGLLYSFFGEVIGVGYTDYYIRLNYYRLSYIVVTIIIILSIIFFIKKQYMNVAKVMLSFAAYWLLGNIVALAFQYFVVSPNEIVYERPFLNNNIKFTRLAYNLDNITEKKFDIDTSSTLTIADINNNKSTIDNIRITDFPTTLDIQNQIQRFKQYYIFNDADIARYTINGKTRAVFISAREINYQGIPTKTYINQRLQYTHGYGIVMSPLSDITKEGQPKFIIKDIPVKSIEGAPIVTQPRIYYGESTNQYVIVNTKEDEIDYPEGDSNKLFRYDGNGGIRLSFLNRLLFSYKYQDLRMLISTGINSNSKLLINRNIIDRAKMVAPFFEYDNDPYILIDKKGKLYWVLDAYTTTKFYPYSEPLESGVNYIRNSVKVIIDAYNGSLKFYIVDKNDPIVNVYKSIYPKLFETNSIPTDLAEHIRYPELIFKIQSEMLKRYHMTNVNVFYNKEDLWDIGKHKSSDGSIDKIPPYYSIVTLPNETKEEMILMVPFTPLKYNTMIAWLAARCDGENYGKLVLFKFTKGSTVYGPLQIENMIDQDPSISKDLSLWDQGGSKVIRGNLLILPIGNKLLYIEPIYIASDNTSALPEVKRVIASYNGKVVMGESLSDSLSLLIGSQIDLQEIKNVNNAPDTTTDNNSIIKNDEILKEIINNFEKAKQSLKSGDLEEFGKLFKKLDEQIQKIK
- a CDS encoding YlbF family regulator; amino-acid sequence: MANVYDAAYNLVNTLKESNEYKEYKKAKEKIDNDPKLKEMIKDFKKKQFEIQTMQLQGKQVASDDIYKLQQLYQIISLHNDINEFLSKEIILQKILADITKIIAEAIDFDNEFLKDLEENS